The window GGCTGTTGAACCGGTTGCGGCCATAAGGACGCCTGCCCGGCACGCGACCGCTTCAGCTTCGCGGAGCGAGCCCGCTCGTGCAGGGCAACCCGGAGGGAGGAGGACCGGTTGGAGTCGATCGCCCGGAAGCTGAAGGAACGGCGCGAAGCGATGGGGCAGACGCTTCGCCAGGTGCAGGAAGCGACCAAGATTCGCATCAAGTACCTGCAGGCCTTGGAGGACGCCGACCCGTCCGCGTTTCCAGGCGAGGTGTACCTGAAGGGCTACCTGCGGGCGTACGCGGAGTATCTCGGCCTCAACGCCCACGCCCTGCTTGAGGAGTACAACCGCGTGATGGGAACGGCGGACGAGACCGCGCCGGACGCGCCACGGACCTCCCGTCCGGTCCCGGACGATGCCTCAGGAGACGAGGCGAGCCGCCAGCTCGGCACGCGTCGCGAGCGGGTGCCGGGTCTGGAAGACGCCCCGGCGCCGCCGGCGCCCGGGTCGCGGCGCGCCACGCCCGCCAGCACCTGGGACGCTGAGGATGCGGACGGGGCGATGCGCTTGAAGCGGAGCGCGCGCGGCCGTCACGCTCGCACGCGATTGGGAGGGCCCGAGGCGCTTGGCCATCGCCGCGCGCCCGTCGGGGTCGTCATCGTCCTGGCCGCGTTCCTTGCAGGCGGCGGCTGGTGGGTCCTGCGGCACGCCCAACCGGCTTCGTCCGGCCGCGAACCGGCGCCCCCGGCGTCGACGGTCCCCTCGGAAG of the Clostridia bacterium genome contains:
- a CDS encoding DUF4115 domain-containing protein; the protein is MESIARKLKERREAMGQTLRQVQEATKIRIKYLQALEDADPSAFPGEVYLKGYLRAYAEYLGLNAHALLEEYNRVMGTADETAPDAPRTSRPVPDDASGDEASRQLGTRRERVPGLEDAPAPPAPGSRRATPASTWDAEDADGAMRLKRSARGRHARTRLGGPEALGHRRAPVGVVIVLAAFLAGGGWWVLRHAQPASSGREPAPPASTVPSEDARAPSELQPSEPPPSEPAPAVEVERSADPSGNIVFTVRHAASVEVSIRFSGPCWVRAIADGREIDPGTTYKNGDERTWSAQHELRVTFGYAGHVELSVNGVAQGPVADGPRVKTVRFVNAGE